From the Streptomyces sp. Tu 2975 genome, one window contains:
- a CDS encoding LuxR C-terminal-related transcriptional regulator, which yields MGVRLMVVDDHRLLAEALASALKLRGHRVLAAAAPAAGAADLVIARAPEVCLLGTATPAEPGAFDPVVRIKRERPQVAVVVLGPVPSPRGIAAAFAAGASGYVRHDERIEGVERALVKARSGEAVVAPLLLQGAFAELLNPVAQPDDEGQRLLQLLTPREVEVLVRVAEGEDTRLIAVGMGIAPSTARTHVQRVLMKLGVGSRLEAAALAARTGLLDRAAYGTPSGPGAAY from the coding sequence ATGGGCGTTCGGCTCATGGTGGTCGACGACCACAGGCTGCTCGCGGAGGCGCTCGCCTCCGCGCTGAAGCTGCGCGGGCACCGGGTGCTCGCGGCGGCGGCGCCCGCGGCCGGAGCGGCCGATCTGGTGATAGCCAGGGCCCCGGAGGTGTGCCTGCTGGGCACGGCGACGCCGGCGGAGCCGGGCGCCTTCGACCCGGTCGTCCGTATCAAACGGGAACGGCCGCAGGTTGCCGTCGTGGTCCTCGGACCGGTACCCAGTCCGCGCGGGATAGCGGCGGCGTTCGCCGCCGGGGCGTCCGGTTACGTGCGCCACGACGAGCGCATAGAGGGCGTGGAGCGGGCGCTGGTGAAGGCGCGGTCGGGGGAGGCGGTGGTGGCGCCGCTGCTGCTCCAGGGCGCGTTCGCCGAGCTGCTCAATCCGGTCGCGCAGCCGGACGACGAGGGCCAGCGGCTGCTGCAACTGCTGACGCCGCGCGAGGTGGAGGTGCTGGTGCGGGTCGCGGAGGGCGAGGACACCCGGCTGATCGCCGTCGGTATGGGGATCGCGCCGAGCACGGCCCGCACCCATGTGCAGCGGGTGCTGATGAAGCTGGGAGTGGGCTCCCGGCTGGAGGCGGCGGCGCTCGCCGCCCGTACCGGTCTGCTGGACCGCGCGGCGTACGGGACTCCGTCCGGTCCCGGCGCGGCCTACTAG
- the galE gene encoding UDP-glucose 4-epimerase GalE: MSKKYLVTGGAGYVGSVVAQHLLEAGHQVTVLDDLSTGFREGVPAGAGFVEGRIQDAARHLDASYDGVLHFAAFSQVGESVARPEKYWANNVGGTMELLVAMRSAGVRTLVFSSTAATYGEPVSTPITESDPTAPTSPYGATKLAVDHMITGEAAAHGLAAVSLRYFNVAGAYGAYGERHDPESHLIPLVLQVALGRRESISVYGDDYPTPDGTCVRDYIHVADLAEAHLLALDAAIAGEHLICNLGNGNGFSVREVIETVREVTGHPVPEVVAERRGGDPAVLVASATRAQERLGWKPSRADLAGIVSDAWAFARRRENGS; the protein is encoded by the coding sequence GTGAGCAAGAAGTACCTGGTCACAGGTGGTGCGGGATACGTCGGCAGTGTCGTGGCGCAGCACCTTCTGGAGGCCGGTCACCAGGTGACCGTGCTCGACGACCTCTCCACCGGATTCCGCGAAGGGGTGCCCGCGGGCGCCGGGTTCGTCGAGGGCCGCATCCAGGACGCCGCGCGCCATCTGGACGCCTCGTACGACGGGGTGCTGCACTTCGCGGCGTTCTCGCAGGTCGGCGAGTCCGTCGCCAGGCCGGAGAAGTACTGGGCGAACAACGTCGGCGGCACGATGGAGCTGCTCGTGGCGATGCGCTCCGCGGGCGTGCGCACCCTGGTCTTCTCCTCGACCGCCGCCACCTACGGCGAGCCGGTCTCCACCCCGATCACAGAGTCCGACCCGACCGCGCCCACCAGTCCCTACGGTGCCACCAAGCTCGCGGTCGACCACATGATCACCGGCGAGGCGGCGGCCCACGGCCTCGCGGCGGTCTCGCTGCGGTACTTCAACGTCGCGGGGGCCTACGGCGCGTACGGCGAACGCCATGACCCCGAGTCGCACCTGATCCCGCTGGTGCTCCAGGTCGCTCTCGGCCGGCGCGAGTCCATCTCCGTCTACGGCGACGACTACCCGACCCCGGACGGCACCTGCGTCCGCGACTACATCCACGTCGCGGACCTGGCGGAGGCCCATCTCCTGGCGCTCGACGCCGCCATCGCCGGTGAGCATCTGATCTGCAACCTCGGCAACGGCAACGGCTTCTCGGTGCGCGAGGTCATCGAGACCGTACGCGAGGTCACCGGTCACCCGGTGCCCGAGGTGGTCGCGGAGCGGCGGGGCGGCGACCCCGCCGTCCTGGTCGCCTCCGCCACGAGGGCCCAGGAGCGCCTGGGCTGGAAGCCGAGCCGTGCCGACCTGGCCGGCATCGTGTCCGACGCCTGGGCATTCGCCCGCAGGAGGGAGAACGGGTCATGA
- the galT gene encoding galactose-1-phosphate uridylyltransferase, producing MKKTSTRLADGRELLYYDSRDDAVRDAVDLRPLEAVSTTAEIRHDELLGDRVAIASHRQGRIYHPPADECPLCPSRDGRLSEIPAADYDVAVFENRFPSLAGDSGRCEVVCFTSDHDASFADLTEQQAGLVLEAWTDRTAELAELPQVKQVFCFENRGAEIGVTLGHPHGQIYGYPFVTPRTELMLRSLAAHRAATGRNLFDDLVRREREEGVRVVLEGEHWIAFVPYAAHWPYEVHLHPKRRVPDLRALDDAACTEFPQIYLELLRRFDRIFGPGEPPTPYIAAWHQAPFEGEERDAFGLHLELFTVRRTSGKLKFLAGSESGMSVFINDVPPEAAARRLREVASE from the coding sequence GTGAAGAAGACGTCGACCCGGCTCGCCGACGGTCGTGAGCTGCTCTACTACGACTCGCGCGACGACGCCGTCCGCGACGCCGTCGACCTCAGGCCCCTCGAAGCCGTCTCCACCACGGCCGAGATCCGGCACGACGAACTGCTCGGCGACCGGGTCGCCATCGCCTCGCACCGCCAGGGCCGCATCTACCACCCGCCGGCCGACGAATGTCCGTTGTGCCCTTCGCGCGACGGCCGCCTCAGCGAGATCCCGGCAGCCGACTACGACGTCGCCGTCTTCGAGAACCGTTTCCCCTCGCTGGCCGGTGACTCGGGCCGCTGCGAGGTCGTCTGCTTCACCTCGGACCACGACGCGTCCTTCGCCGATCTGACGGAGCAGCAGGCAGGCCTGGTCCTCGAGGCGTGGACGGACCGCACGGCGGAGCTCGCCGAACTGCCCCAGGTCAAGCAGGTCTTCTGTTTCGAGAACCGCGGCGCCGAGATCGGCGTCACGCTCGGGCACCCGCACGGGCAGATCTACGGCTACCCCTTCGTGACCCCGCGCACCGAGCTGATGCTCCGCTCGCTGGCCGCCCACCGGGCGGCGACCGGCCGCAACCTCTTCGACGACCTCGTCCGGCGCGAGCGTGAGGAGGGGGTGAGGGTGGTGCTGGAGGGCGAGCACTGGATCGCCTTCGTGCCGTACGCGGCGCACTGGCCGTACGAGGTGCACCTCCACCCGAAGCGGCGGGTGCCGGACCTCCGGGCGCTGGACGACGCGGCATGCACGGAATTCCCCCAGATCTATCTGGAACTCTTGAGACGCTTCGACCGGATCTTCGGGCCGGGCGAACCGCCCACGCCGTACATCGCCGCCTGGCACCAGGCGCCGTTCGAAGGCGAGGAAAGGGACGCCTTCGGTCTCCATCTCGAGCTTTTCACCGTCCGCCGCACTTCCGGCAAGCTGAAGTTCCTCGCCGGTTCCGAATCCGGTATGAGCGTGTTCATCAACGATGTGCCGCCGGAGGCCGCGGCGAGGCGACTGCGAGAGGTAGCGAGCGAGTGA
- a CDS encoding PQQ-binding-like beta-propeller repeat protein: MTQPPPPPSQPPGPPPNQPPGPPSQPPSQPPGPPSGGGYGMAKEPQQPAGGYGTPAPQPQSPAPGAPYGYPQTPPPAEPGYGYPQTPPQSPAPGAPYGHPQHGAPGQPAYSAPTQPMMPQPAVPSGGGGLLNKTQLQIVIAAFVAIVLIIGGGFFYSSTKDDGGKQDEAKSSSGGTEGGKGGKGGDAPAAPDGPGKEKAPADTASKVAFQLPIPARFDVTGVPGSWVTDKAFVKTSVNTIVAHDVAKGTVLWTLDLPGQVCAASRHMTEDNKTAVVFEATKRAKGDKGYPPCSEVGVVDLTAGKLLWSKSVTGGASGDQKARFDQVTLSGNTVAAGYLGGSAAFDLTTGAVRWKPTVDAQECRDIGYGGGKALVAVRRCGSYDNAQVTIQPLNPENGTPLSSFKMPAGVEDARIVSSDPLVVAADVGDTGTFGISDFFSIDGKTGKLRAKIAAPGDKYLARCSASDGVEGCQFVVVGNDKIYLPTEEHEGTGESYSRTNEIIAFDLATGKAVSGRADAGEGYHSLPLRMDGGNIIAYKWPPYDKGGQVVSINGATLKETVLLVNPADKTVRDAETSFVESGSEYHFKNGRLFIADDTLSEPDTGSSSSSKFMAISFGPKS; this comes from the coding sequence ATGACGCAGCCGCCGCCACCGCCCAGTCAGCCGCCCGGCCCGCCGCCGAACCAGCCGCCCGGCCCGCCGAGCCAGCCCCCGAGCCAGCCCCCCGGTCCGCCTTCGGGCGGCGGCTACGGAATGGCGAAGGAGCCTCAGCAGCCGGCCGGCGGGTACGGCACCCCCGCGCCGCAGCCGCAGAGCCCCGCGCCGGGAGCGCCCTACGGTTACCCGCAGACGCCCCCTCCCGCCGAGCCGGGCTACGGCTATCCGCAGACGCCGCCGCAGAGCCCGGCGCCGGGGGCGCCCTACGGTCACCCGCAGCACGGCGCTCCCGGGCAGCCTGCCTACAGCGCGCCGACGCAGCCGATGATGCCGCAGCCGGCCGTGCCCTCCGGGGGCGGCGGGCTGCTGAACAAGACGCAGCTGCAGATCGTCATCGCCGCGTTCGTCGCCATCGTGCTGATCATCGGCGGCGGGTTCTTCTACTCGTCCACCAAGGACGACGGCGGCAAGCAGGACGAGGCGAAGAGCAGCTCGGGCGGCACCGAGGGCGGCAAGGGCGGCAAGGGCGGCGACGCCCCGGCCGCCCCCGACGGCCCCGGCAAGGAGAAGGCCCCGGCCGACACGGCCTCCAAGGTCGCCTTCCAGCTGCCGATCCCCGCGCGTTTCGACGTGACGGGTGTGCCGGGCTCCTGGGTCACCGACAAGGCGTTCGTCAAGACGAGCGTCAACACGATCGTGGCCCACGACGTGGCCAAGGGCACCGTGCTGTGGACCCTCGACCTGCCCGGCCAGGTGTGTGCCGCCTCGCGTCACATGACCGAGGACAACAAGACCGCGGTCGTCTTCGAGGCCACGAAGCGGGCCAAGGGAGACAAGGGCTACCCGCCGTGCTCCGAGGTCGGCGTCGTCGACCTCACCGCCGGCAAGCTGCTCTGGAGCAAGTCGGTCACCGGCGGCGCCAGCGGTGACCAGAAGGCCCGCTTCGACCAGGTCACCCTCAGCGGCAACACGGTGGCCGCCGGATACCTCGGCGGCAGCGCCGCGTTCGACCTGACGACCGGTGCCGTCCGCTGGAAGCCCACCGTCGACGCCCAGGAGTGCCGGGACATCGGCTACGGCGGCGGAAAGGCGCTCGTCGCGGTACGCCGCTGCGGCTCGTACGACAACGCCCAGGTGACCATCCAGCCGCTCAACCCGGAGAACGGCACCCCGCTCTCGTCCTTCAAGATGCCGGCCGGTGTCGAGGACGCGCGGATCGTCTCCTCCGACCCGCTGGTCGTCGCCGCCGACGTCGGTGACACGGGAACGTTCGGCATCTCGGACTTCTTCTCGATCGACGGCAAGACCGGGAAGCTGCGTGCCAAGATCGCGGCACCGGGCGACAAGTACCTCGCGAGGTGCTCCGCCAGCGACGGCGTCGAGGGCTGCCAGTTCGTGGTCGTCGGCAACGACAAGATCTACCTGCCGACGGAGGAGCACGAGGGAACGGGCGAGTCCTACTCGCGCACCAACGAGATCATCGCCTTCGACCTGGCGACCGGAAAGGCCGTCAGCGGCCGTGCGGACGCAGGCGAGGGGTACCACTCGCTGCCGCTGCGCATGGACGGCGGCAACATCATCGCGTACAAGTGGCCCCCCTACGACAAGGGCGGCCAGGTCGTCAGCATCAACGGCGCCACCCTCAAGGAGACCGTCCTGCTGGTGAACCCGGCGGACAAGACGGTCCGGGACGCCGAGACGAGCTTCGTGGAGTCCGGCTCGGAGTACCACTTCAAGAACGGGCGGCTGTTCATCGCGGACGACACCCTGAGCGAGCCCGACACGGGCAGCTCGAGCTCGTCGAAGTTCATGGCGATCTCCTTCGGCCCGAAGAGCTGA